GGAGCCGGCTGGGGCACCGGAGACGGAGCCGCCCGCGCTGTCAGCACCTGATTCTGCCACCCGCTCCAGCTCGTGGCTCAGCTCGTCCAGTTCCGAGCCGCCCGCCATCTGCCGGGTGAGCTCGTCCAGGGTGATCGAGTCACGGGTGTGGCTGCCCGCCATGGCGCCGCGCTTGAGGAGGACGAAGCGGTCCCCGACCAGGTACGCGTGGTGCGGGTTGTGGGTGATCAGGACCACGCCGAGGCCCGCGTCGCGTGCGGCGGCGACGTACTTGAGGACCACTCCGGACTGCTTCACGCCGAGGGCCGCGGTGGGCTCGTCCAGGACGAGGACCTTCGCGCCGAAGTACACGGCGCGGGCGATGGCCACGCACTGCCGCTCGCCGCCGGACAGGGTGCCGATCGGCTGGTCGACGTCGCGCAGGTCGATGCCCATGCGCAGCAGCTCGGCGCGGGTGGTCTCGCGCATGAACTCCACGTCGAGGCGGCGGAAGGGGCCGCGCCCCCTGGTGGGCTCGGAGCCGAGGAAGAAGTTGCGCCACACCGGCATGAGGGGGACGACGGCGAGGTCCTGGTGGACGGTGGCGATGCCGCGGTCGAGGGCCGCGCGCGGGTTGGCGAGCGCCGTTTCCTCGCCCTCGATCTCGAAGCTGCCGGCGTCGTGCCGGTGCAGCCCCGCGATGATCTTGATGAGGGTGGACTTCCCGGCGCCGTTGTCGCCGAGGACGCAAGTGATCTCCCCGGCCGACACCTCCAGGGAGACGCCCTGGAGGGCGCGGATGTTGCCGTAGTACTTGCTGACGTCCGTCAGCTTCACGAGTGCCGTGCTCATGCCCGAGCCTCCGCCCGCTTGCGGACCCATGCGTTGAGCAGCGTGGCGAGCAGCAGCATGGCGCCCAGGAAGAACTTGAACCAGTCCGGGTTCCACTGGGCGTAGACGATGCCGTTGCTGGTCATGCCGAAGATGAAGGCGCCGACGGCCGAGCCGATCGCGGAGCCGTAGCCGCCGGTCATCAGACAGCCGCCGATGACGGCCGCGATGATGTAGAGGAACTCGTTGCCGACGCCCTCCCCGGACTGGACGACGTCGAAGGAGAAGAGGATGTGCTGCCCGGAGATCCAGGCGCACAGGGCGACCCCCATGTACAGGCCGATGCGGGTCTTGACGACGGGGACGCCGGTCGCGCGTGCCGCGTCGGCCCCGCCGCCCACCGCGAAGATCCAGTTCCCGGCACGGGTGCGCAGCAGGATCCAGGTGGCGACGGCCACCAGGGCCAGCCACCACAGGATGGTGACCTTGAGGGTGACCGGGCCGATGTTCCACTGCGAGGCGAACAGGGCCCGGGCGGAGGAGAAGCCCTCCATGTCGGCGATGGTCTTGGTGGAGACCGAACCGCTGATCAGCTTGGTGAAACCGAGGTTCAGGCCGGTCAGCATCAGGAAGGTGCCGAGCGTGATGATGAAGCTGGGCAGTCTGGTGCGGGTCAGCATGAACCCGTTGAAGAAGCCGATGGCCAGGGTGACCAGCAGGGAGACGAGGACGCCGACCCAGACGTTGGCGGTCATCTGGTAGCTGAACATCGAGCTGAACAGCGCCGAGGTGGTGACCATGACACCGGCGGACAGGTCGAACTCGCCGCCGATCATCAGCAGGGCGACCGGGACCGCCATGATCCCGATGGTGGAGGCCGAGTACAGGACCGTGCTCAGGCTGGAGGTCCGCAGGAAGCTGTCCGCGGCGAAGGAGAAGAAGACGAAGACCGCGGCGGCGCCGACGACCGAACCCAGTTCGGGGCGGCCCAGCAGCCTGCGGACGTAGGAGGTGGGCGCGAGCCGTTCGTCGACGGCGGGCGCGGCGGGGCTGCTCATCGGCTGCCCCGCTTGATGTAGTCCTCCAGCTTGGCGGCCTCGGCCCCGGTGACGATCTGCGGGCCGGTCAGCACCGGCCGGCCGCCGCCGAGGACGTCCGCGTTGTAGCGGTAGAGCCACAGCAGGTCGACGGCCTCGTACCCCTGGAGGTAGGGCTGCTGGTCCACGGCGAAGCCCAGCGCCCCGGACTTCAGGTCGCGGGCGACGGACTCGTTGAGGTCGAAGGTGTCCACCTCGGCCTTGCTGCCCGCCGCGTCCTTCGCCTTGACCGCGGTGGGGGCGAAGGGCGCGCCGAGGGTGAGGATGGAGTCGACGGACGGGTCCGCCTGGAGCTTCGCCTGGATGGCCGCCTGGACGGAGGGCATGTTGGTGCCCTCGACGTACAGGTTCTCCATGGTCCCGCCGAAGGTCTTCTTCGCCCCGGCGCACCGCTGCTCGTGGCCGACGTTGCCCTGCTCGTGCAGGACGCAGACGGCCTTCTTCTTCCCGCGCCGGGTCAGCTCGCTGCCGACCGCCTCGCCCGCGATCTGCTCGTCCTGGCCGATGTGGGTGAGCGCCCCGTACTCGGCCGACTGGGCCGAGCCGGAGTTGACCGTGACCACCGGGATGCCGGCCTTGACGGCCTTGCCGATGACGTCCTTGAGGGCCTCCGGCTTGGCGAGGCTGACGATGATCCCGTCGACCTTCTGGTCGATGGCGTTCTGCACGAACTGGGCCTGCTGCTGTGCCTGGTCGTCGTGGGAGTAGACGAAGTTGATGTTGTCCTTCGCCGCGGCTTCCTTGGCGCCCTTCTGCACGATGTCCCAGAAGGTGTCCCCGTCGCCCGCGTGGGTCACCATCGCGAAGGTCCAGCGCGGCGTGGACACGGCGGGCCGGCCCGCCTCGGCGGCCTTCGCCCGCTCTTCGGCGCGCTTGCCGCCCGTGCTGCTGCAGCCCGCGAGGGAGGCCCCCAGTACCGCCGCGAGCACGGCGCCGACGACGCGTACCCCTGTCCGAACCCTAGCCACGTCCCCGTGCCGCCCTTCCCTCGTCCATGTCGTCCGTCATCAATCGGTCATTCCGGTTCCAGCCGCCCAGTATCCGCCACAGTGGACCACGGAGGGTCATCGGGGCATGCGCGCGCGGATTGACAGGTCCCCCGTACGGGGTCACGTTGAGTGCATGCGCATCGGGCTCATCGGAACGGGCCGGATCGGTTCCTTCCACGCGGCCGCGCTGGCCCGCCGGCCGGACGCCGGCTCGCTGCTGCTCGCCGACGCCGAACCGGGACGGGCCGTGCGGCTCGCGGACCGGCTGGGGGCCACCGCCGCGCCGTCCGTCGAGCAGGTCTTCACCTGGGGTGTGGACGCGGTGGTCGTGGCCTGCGCCACGGAGGGCCACGCCGACCTGGTCGTACGGGCGGCGCGCGGCGGGCTGCCGGTGTTCTGCGAGAAGCCGCTGGCCCCGGACCTGGCCCGCACCCTGGCGGTGCTGCGCGAGGTGGAGGCCGCCGGGGGGCTGCTCCAGGTGGGCTTCATGCGCCGGTTCGACGCGGGCTACCGCACCGCGCGGGAGCTGGTCCGTTCGGGTGCCCTGGGGCGGCTGCACACGGTGCGCACGATGACGGCCGATCCGGCGCCGCCGCCGGCCGCCTACCTCGCGACCTCCGGGGGGCTGTACCGGGACTGCCTGGTGCACGACTTCGACATGGTCCGGTGGGTGACCGGGCACGAGGTGGCCGAGGTGTACGCGACCGGTTCGGACGCGGGGCCGGCCCGGTTCCGGGAGGCCGGGGACGTGGACACGGCCGCGGCGGTCCTGACGCTGGACGACGGGACCCTGGTGACCTGTAGCGGCACCCGGTGCAACGGCGCGGGGTACGACGTACGGATGGAGCTGGCCGGGGATCTGGACCAGGTCTCCTCCGGGCTGGACGACCGTACGCCGATCGCCTCGACGGAGCCGCACGGCCCGCCCCCGGCGAGCAAGCCGTGGACCGGCTTCCTGGAGCGGTTCGCCCCCGCCTACGAGGCCGAGCTGGCGGCCTTCGTACGGCTGGTGCGCGGTGAGGGCGCCAACCCCTGCGACGGCCTCCAGGCGCTGGCCGCGTTCCGGGTGGCCGAGGCGTGCGAGCGCTCCCGGCGGGAGCGGCGCCCCGTACGCCTGGAGGAGCTCCCTGACCTGTAGGGCGGGCACGCTGGCGGGCATGCGGGCCACAGTAGGCCCGGTGATCAAACCGGCAGGAGCCGATTGTCGGCCAATCGGCGCGGGTTTCAGCCGGCCGCGCGGCGCCCCCAGGCGGTTCCGGCCAGGACGAGCGCGGCGCCGGTGAGGCCGAGGGGGCCGAGGTGCTCGCCGCCGATGGCGATGCCGGCGGCGGCCGCCCACAGCGGTTCGGTGCCCAGCAGCAGGCTGACGCGGGAGGGCGAGGTGCGGCGTACGGCCCACATCTGCACGAAGAAGGCGAAGAGGGTGCAGAAGACGGAGAGGAAGGCGAGCCCGGCCCATTCGGCGGGTCCGAAGCCCGCGGCCGCCGCCCACGGGCTGTCCCCGGTGCCGGGCAGGGCGGCCAGCAGGGCGAAGACCAGCACGGCGCTGCCGAGCTGGACGGTGGTCAGGGAGAGCGAGTCGGCGTCCTGGACGGCCTTGATCCGCGCCATCAGCAGCACGTGCAGGGTGCGGGCCAGGGCGGCGCCGAGGATGAGCAGGTCGCCGGTGGTGGGCGCGGTGAACCCGGCGCCCTGCGTGAGCAGCACGACCCCGGCGACGGAGACGGCGGCGGCGCCCAGGAAGGCGGCCGAGGGGGCCGTGCGCCGGACGGCGGACTCGGCGAGCGGGGTGAAGATCATGGTCAGGCTGATGATCAGCCCGGCATTGGTGGCGGAGGTGTGCACCACCCCGTAGGTCTCCAGCAGGAAGATCCCGCCGAGTACGAGGCCCAGCGCGCCGGCGCCGCGCAGCTGGGCGGGGCTCAGCGCCCGCAGCCGCCGCCATCCGGCGAGGACGAGGACGGGCAGCACCAGCGCGAAGCGCAGTACGAGCACCGCGATCACGGTGTGGGTGGTGGTGATCCCCTTGGCCGCGAGGTAGCTGCCGCCCCAGACGACGGCGACGAGCAGGACGGGCAGGTCCGCGAGCCAGGCCCGGCGGGGGGCGAGGACGGGCGCGGGGGCGGCGAGGGTGGACACCGGGGCAACTCCGACGGCGGGCAGGGGGTGGAGACGTCGGCGGCTCGCACGGATGCGGGCTCACCGTACCCGAGTCGATCTTCCCGGTCGACCGGTTATCGCGCGCCCCCGCGCGCGCCGGGATCCTCAGTCCATGAAGCTGCCGAAGGTGGCGCGGCCCGTCGGGCGGTAGGTGTGCACGGCGGTCCCGCTGCCGGTGGTGCGGGAGCCGGTCAGCTCGAAGGCCGTGGGCAGGCCGCCGGTGGGGAACAGGCGGCGGCCCGCGCCGAGGAAGAGGGGGAAGACCAGCAGGTTCAGCTCGTCGACGAGGTCGCGCGCGAGCAGCCACTGGGCCAGCTGGCCGCTGCCGTGCACCTGGAGCTCGCCGTCCATCGCGTCCTTGACGCGGACGATCTCCGACTGGAGCTGCTCCCCGTCCACGACGGTGGCCGGGCCCCAGGCCGGGTCCTTGAGGGTGGTCGAGGCGACGTACTTCGGCAGCCGGTTGAGCTTGTTCGGGATCGGGTCGGCGGGGTCGTCGTGCTGCGGCCAGTACGAGGCGAAGATCTCGTACGTCCGGCGCCCGAGGAGGAAGGCCCCGGCCCGGCCGAAGACCTCGTTGACGAATTCCCGCATGCCCTCGTCGGCGTACGGCACGAGCCAGCCGCCGTACGCGAACCCGCCGGTGCGGTCCTCCTCGGGCCCGCCGGGGGCCTGCATCACTCCGTCGAGGGTGAGGAAGGTGGTGAGGGTCAGCTTTCCCATGGCTCCGCGCTCCTTGTGTCCGGTTTCCCCCTCCTGCCCAGACTCCCGTGGCGGCCGGAACTCATCGCTGCGGCACGCCGAAGGGGCGCACCGGCAAGCGGTGCGCCCCTTGAGGTAGCTGACGGCCCGGGGGTGTCGGCCCCCGGGGCCGTCGAACGGGCGGACTCAGCCACCCAGCTCCTGGTGCCGGGCGGCGTGCGCGGCCGCGCCGGTCTCCGTCAGCGAACCGAACAGGCGCAGGCGGGAGAAGCCGCCGTCCGGGAAGATGTCGATCCGCACGTGGGTGCCGACCGCCGGGGCGTCCAGTACGAAGCGGTGGTTGGTGTCGGGCTGCAGGCGGGTGCGCGGCAGGAACTCGGTCCACTCGCCCTCCTCGCCCGTCTTGACGGAGAGGGAGGCCCAGCCCGCGGAGTTGCCCTTGAGGTAGGCGGTGTCGATCTCGACGGCGCGGATCTCGGACTCGGCCACGAGCTGGTAGCGGATCCAGTCGTTGCCGTTGTCGCGGCGGCGCGCGGTCTCCCAGCCGTCGTCCATCTTGCGGGAGCGGCCCGGGTTGATGGTGTTGGTCGGCGGGGAGTAGAAGCGGTTGGACGCGTCCTCGACCGAGCCGCCGTTCTCCAGCGCGACGACGTCGAAGGTGCCCAGCGTGGCGAGCCACTTCGGGTCCGGGACGACCTCGCCGTACACGCGCAGGCGGGCGATGCCGCCGTCCGGGTGCTGGTTGACGCGCAGGTGCGTGAAGCGCTGCTCGACGCTCACCTCGAAGCCGTTGGCCGCGTGGCCGCCGACCGGGGTGCGCGGGACCAGGGTGGTCCACTTGACGTCGTCGCCGAGGAGCTCCTCCGGGGTCGGCGCGAGGGCGCCGTCCCAGTTGGTGCCCTCGATGGAGACGGCCTGCGGCATGTTGCCGCGGAAGTGGGCGGTGTCGACGACGATGCCGCGGATCACGCCGGGGGCGCCCAGGCGGACGAGCGCCCAGTCGTGGTCCTCGGCGGTCGGCCACGGCTGGGTGGCGGAGACGCCGCGGCGGCGGCGGGTCTCCCAGCCGTCCATGATCTTGCCCTTGTGGCCGAAGTGCTCCGGGTCGAAGTGCCCGGCCTCGGCGATGAGCAGGTTCTCGCGCTGGGCGAAGAACTCGTCGTTGGCAGCGATGACACCGGCGCCCAGCTCACGGGCGGCGAGGTTCGCGTACTGGGTGAACGGGAAGTCCGCGGTGCGGTAGTCCGCGTACGGGTCGCCGCCTCCGTACGGGTTCGCGTTGCCGGTGAAAGAAGGAATCGCCACTGTCAGTTCTGCCTTTCGAGGAGGAGGCCCGTGGGCTCGGTCGGGTTTCCGTGGTCGGCGATCTGCGTGCCGCGCAGCCAGGTGGACTTGACGACGCCGTGCAGGGTCTTGCCCGCGTACGCCGTCACCCGGTTGCGGTGGTGGAGCTCGGCCGGATCCACAAGGAACGTTTCTTCAGGGGCCAGGACGGCGAAGTCGGCGTCCCGGCCGGCCTCGATCGCGCCCTTCTGCGCCAGGCCGGCGAGGGCGGCCGGGGCGGCGGACATCCAGCGGACGACGTCCTCGAGGGTGCGGCCGCGGCGGCGCGCCTCGGTCCAGATCGCGGGGAGGCCCAGCTGGAGGGAGGAGATGCCGCCCCACGCGGTGGAGAAGTCGCTGGTCTTCAGGTCCGCGGTGGAGGGCGAGTGGTCGGAGACGATGCAGTCGATGGTGCCGTCGGCGAGCGCGTCCCACAGGAGGTCCTGGTTGGCGGCCTCGCGGATGGGCGGGCAGCACTTGAACTCGCTGGCGCCGTCGGGCACTTCCTCGGCCGTGAGGGTGAGGTAGTGCGGGCAGGACTCGACGGTGATCTGGACGCCCTCGGCCTTGGCGGCGGCGATCAGCGGCAGCGCGTCGGAGGAGGACAGGTGCAGTACGTGCACGCGGGCGTTCAGCCGCTTCGCCTGGGCGATCAGGTTGCCGATCGCGGTGTTCTCGGCGTCGCGCGGACGGGAGGCCAGGAAGTCGGCGTACTTGGGGCCGGGGACGACCGGGGCGGCGTCGAGGTGGTGCGGGTCCTCGGCGTGCACGATCAGCAGGCCGCCGAAGCCGGTGATCTCGGCGAGGGAGGTGGCCAGCTGCTCCTGGTCCAGCTCGGGGAACTCGTCCACGCCGGAGGGGGACAGGAAGCACTTGAAGCCGTAGACGCCGGCGTCGTGCAGCGGGCGCAGGTCCTTGACGTTGTCCGGGAGGGCGCCGCCCCAGAAGCCGATGTCCACGTGCGCCTTGGCCCGGGCGACCTCCTGCTTGACGCGGAGGTTGTCGACCGTGGTGGTCGGCGGCAGGGAGTTGAGCGGCATGTCGAGGATGGTGGTGATGCCACCGGCGGCGGCCGCGCGGGTGGCCGTCCAGAAGCCCTCCCACTCGGTGCGGCCCGGGTCGTTCACGTGGACGTGGGTGTCGACCAGGCCGGGGAGCAGGACGTCGTCGCCGAAGTCCTCCAGCCGGGCTCCGGCCGGTACCTCGGCGTCGTGCGCCAGCACGGCCGTGATCTTCCCGCCGGCGACGGCCACCGAGGCGGCACGCGTCCCCTCGGGGGTGATGACGCGCGTCGAGCGCAGTACCAGTTCCACAGCCGCGTCGGCCACCGGAACCTCCCCATCTACTTCCACAGAGCGAAATTCAACGTTCTGTTGACGGAGTCTTCACCCCGATCCGGAGCCAGTCAAGAGCGCCCGGACGGACCACTGACACGCTCCCATCGCAATTGGATGTTTCCACAGGATGGAATTAAGATTTCACTATCCAGAATGTAGCTACCACCACGGTGACCAGCCGGGTAACTTCCCGAGGACGTCCACCACCAGGACAAACCGCCTCTGACCGGCGGGGACGGCAAGGCCCCGGCTCTAGGGCCGGCGCCGACCGACCGGTAGGCTGCTCCCTTGCCTGCCAGCACCGAAAGGACCGCGCCGTGCCGACGTCCAGCGCCAGCACCACCGACGCCTCCACCAAGCCCACCGCCGGCGGCGGTGGCGTCCAGTCCCTTGAGCGCGCCTTCGATCTGCTCGAACGCATGGCCGATGCCGGTGGTGAGGTCGGCCTCAGCGAGCTCTCGGCCGCCAGCGGCCTGCCGCTGCCGACCATCCACCGCCTGATGCGCACGCTCGTCGCGTGCGGCTACGTCCGGCAGCAGCCCAATCGACGTTACTCCCTCGGACCCCGCCTCATCCGCCTCGGCGAGTCCGCGTCGCGGCTGCTGGGCACCTGGGCCCGCCCCTACCTCGCCCGTCTGGTCGAGGAGACCGGGGAGACGGCGAACATGGCCCTGCTCGACGGCGACGAGATCGTCTACGTCGCCCAGGTTCCCTCCAAGCACTCCATGCGCATGTTCACGGAGGTCGGCCGCCGGGTGCTGCCGCACTCCACCGGCGTGGGCAAGGCCCTGCTCGCGTACACCCCCGCCGACGAGGTACGTGCCCTGCTGGCCCGCACCGGGATGCCGGCCGCCACCGAGAAGACCATCACCACCCCCGAGGGCTTCCTGGACGCCCTGGAGAAGGTCCGCAAGGCGGGCTACGCGGTCGACGACAACGAGCAGGAAATAGGAGTCCGCTGCCTCGCCGTGTCGGTGCCGAACTCGCCGACCGCCGCCGCGATCTCCATCTCCGGTCCGGCGGGCCGGGTCACCGAGGCGGTGGCCGAGTCCTTCGTGCCGATCCTCCAGGGCGTCGCCGCCGAGCTGTCGGTGGCCCTGCAGAGCCAGACCCCGGCGTAGGGACGGCCCCGCGTAGATACGGCCCCGCGTAGATACGCAGGCGAGAGCCCCGGCACCCCTCCCCCTGTGGGGGGTGCCGGGGCTCTCGCGTGTGCGGGCCGGCTCAGGCCGCCGGGACGGACGCGGGCGGTTCGGCCGGCAGCGCGCCGTGGCTGAGGCGGCCGTCGGCCATCACCGCCGTACGGTCCATCCGGTCCAGGTGGGCGTGGTCGTGCGTGACCAGCACCGTGGCGGTGGAGCGCTCGCGGGTGAGGGTGACCAGCAGGTCGAGGACGGCCGCGCCCCGCTCGTGGTCCAGGGCGCTGGTGGGCTCGTCGACCAGCAGCACGGCCGGCTCGTTCATCAGGGCCCGGGCGATGTTGACGCGCTGGCGCTGGCCGCCCGACAGCTGGTGCGGGCGCTTGTCGGCCTTGTCGGCCAGGCCCACCGCGTCCAGCAGCTCCAGGGCCCGGCGGCGCAGCTGCCGGGAGGGGCGGCCGCGGAGGTGGGCCATGACCTGGAGCTGCTCGGCGGCGGTCAGCGAGGCCAGCAGGTTCGGCTGCTGGAAGACGATGCCGATCTTCTCCCGGCGCAGGGCCGACTTCTCGGCGGGGCCGAGCCGGGTGGTGTCCTGCCCCGCGACCACGACCCGCCCGGAGTCCGGGGTGACCAGGGTGGCCGCCACGGCCAGCAGGCTGGACTTCCCGGAGCCCGAGGGCCCGACGATCGCGGTCAGGGAGCCGGCCGGCACCTCCAGGGCCACCGCGTCGAGTGCGGTGAGGCGGCCGTCCCCGTCGGGGTAGGTGAGCGTGGCGTCGTGGACGAGCAGGGTCATCGGGCGCTCCCGAGGGCGGTCAGCGGGTCGACGGCGGTGATCCGCCGGATGGACAGGGCCGCGCCCAGCGCGCCGAGCACGATCATGACCGCGGCGGGGACGAGGACGGTGGCGGCGTCGAGGACGAAGGGCACGTCGCCGCCGCTGATCAGGGCGCCGATGCCGGCCGCGAGCGCCGTACCGGCTCCGGTGCCGATCGCCAGCATCACGACGGCCTGGCCGAGGGCGTCCTTCAGCAGGTACGGGGTGGAGGCGCCGAGGGCCTTCAGCACCGCGATGTCGCCGCTGCGCTGGATCGTCCAGACGGTGAAGAAGGCCCCTATGACCAGGGCGGAGATGGCGAAGAGGAAGCCGCGCATCAGCTGGAGCGAGCCGTTCTCGGCCTGGTACGACCCTATGGCGCCCAGGGCCTGGTCGACCGTACGGGACTTCGTGGCCGCGGCCCGGTCGCCGGCCGCCCAGTCCACGGCCCCGGAGCCGTCGAGGGCGATGACGGTGGCGAGGGTGTCCATGGAGGTGCCCGGGTTGCCGATGCGCTGCCAGTCGTTCAGGTCCATCCAGACCACCGGGGTGTGGCTGTAGGCGGCCGTGCCCGAGACGGCGGCGACGGTCGTCTCCAGCGTGCCGATCCTGACCTTCGCCCCGGCGGTGAGGCCGCCGAGCTCCTTGGCCGCCTTCTCGGTGAGGACGATCCGGCCCTGGGCGAGCCCCGCCCCGGCGGGTGCGAGCCCGCCGGCCGGTTCGACGCCGAAGACGGAGACGGCGGCGGTGCGCCCGCCCGAGACGGCGTTGGTGGTGCGGATGCCCAGCGGCCGGGCGCTGTCGACCCCGGGCTGCTTGCGCCAGGCCTGCCAGGCGCTGTCGGGCAGCTGGGACTGGGTGAAGGAGACCTCCTGGTCCCCGGGGGGCGCTGCGAAGGCCAGCCGCGAGGCGGGCAGCCCGGTGATGGCCGAGACGTTCTCCCGGGCCAGTCCCGCGGTCAGCCCCGACAGCAGGCCGACCAGCAGCGTGATCAGCAGAACGACCGAGCCCATGAGGGCGAAGCGGCCCTTGGCGAACCGTAGATCTCTCCATGCGACGAACATGTCCCCCACCTTGGTCTCGCACGCGGGCCCGGGGCATCGCGCCACGGTAGGGATCCTGCTATCGAAGGTGGCACCGCGACATCAAACTTTCGGTTGACCGGGGTCCCCGGCCGCCGACTTACGCTGGTCGGACGATGTCCGCTGCCCCGCCCTCCCCCACCCTGCCCGCCCGCACCCCGACCCCCGTCTCCCGCGTCCTGCGGCTGTGCCTGCACGCGCTGCTCCTCGGGCTGCTCGCGCTGGCCTCCGCCCGGGCCGTCACCGGCTCCGCGCCCCGCGCCGGGTGGGTGGTCGGCCTCTGTGTCCTGCTGGCCGCCGTCTACGCGGCCGGGGTACGGAACCACGCGGTCCGGCGCTCGCCGCGCGCCGCCGGGCTGTGGCTGGCCGGGGTGGGCGCGGTGTGGGCCGCGCTGCTCCTCGTCTCGCCCGACGGGCTGTGGATCGCCTTCCCGCTGTACTTCCTGGAGCTGCACCTGCTGCGGCTGCGCTGGGGGGTGGCGGCCGTCGCGGTGACCGCCTGCGCGGCGATCGGCGCCTTCATCGGGCACAGCGGCTCGGTGAACCCCGGCGCCTTCCTCGGGCCGCTGCTGGGCGGGGCGGTGGCCGTGGCCACGGTGCTCGGCTACCAGGCGCTGTACCGCGAGAGCGAACGCCGCCGCGAGCTGATCGAGGAGCTCATCGCCACCCGGGCCGAGCTGGCCGCCGCCGAGCGTTCCGCGGGGATCCTCGCGGAACGCGAACGGCTCGCGCGGGAGATCCACGACACCCTGGCCCAGGGCCTGTCCTCCATCCAGCTGCTGCTGCGGGCCGCCGAGCGGACGCTGCCCGAGGACGCGCCCGCCGCCGAGCACATCGCCCGGGCCCGCGGGGCCGCCCAGGAGAACCTCGCCGAGGCACGTCGCTTCGTACGGGCCCTCACTCCCCCGGACCTGGAGCACGGCTCGCTGGCCGGGGCGCTGGAGCGGCTGTGCTCGGGGGTCCCGGGGCCGCGCGTGCGCTTCTCCGTGACCGGCGCCCCCCGGGCGCTGCCCACCCCGTACGAGGTGGCGTTGCTGCGGATCGCCCAGTCGGCGCTGGCCAATGTGGTGCGGCACGCGGGGGCCGGCCGGG
The Streptomyces sp. NBC_00091 genome window above contains:
- the allB gene encoding allantoinase AllB; the protein is MADAAVELVLRSTRVITPEGTRAASVAVAGGKITAVLAHDAEVPAGARLEDFGDDVLLPGLVDTHVHVNDPGRTEWEGFWTATRAAAAGGITTILDMPLNSLPPTTTVDNLRVKQEVARAKAHVDIGFWGGALPDNVKDLRPLHDAGVYGFKCFLSPSGVDEFPELDQEQLATSLAEITGFGGLLIVHAEDPHHLDAAPVVPGPKYADFLASRPRDAENTAIGNLIAQAKRLNARVHVLHLSSSDALPLIAAAKAEGVQITVESCPHYLTLTAEEVPDGASEFKCCPPIREAANQDLLWDALADGTIDCIVSDHSPSTADLKTSDFSTAWGGISSLQLGLPAIWTEARRRGRTLEDVVRWMSAAPAALAGLAQKGAIEAGRDADFAVLAPEETFLVDPAELHHRNRVTAYAGKTLHGVVKSTWLRGTQIADHGNPTEPTGLLLERQN
- a CDS encoding dihydrofolate reductase family protein codes for the protein MGKLTLTTFLTLDGVMQAPGGPEEDRTGGFAYGGWLVPYADEGMREFVNEVFGRAGAFLLGRRTYEIFASYWPQHDDPADPIPNKLNRLPKYVASTTLKDPAWGPATVVDGEQLQSEIVRVKDAMDGELQVHGSGQLAQWLLARDLVDELNLLVFPLFLGAGRRLFPTGGLPTAFELTGSRTTGSGTAVHTYRPTGRATFGSFMD
- a CDS encoding IclR family transcriptional regulator: MPTSSASTTDASTKPTAGGGGVQSLERAFDLLERMADAGGEVGLSELSAASGLPLPTIHRLMRTLVACGYVRQQPNRRYSLGPRLIRLGESASRLLGTWARPYLARLVEETGETANMALLDGDEIVYVAQVPSKHSMRMFTEVGRRVLPHSTGVGKALLAYTPADEVRALLARTGMPAATEKTITTPEGFLDALEKVRKAGYAVDDNEQEIGVRCLAVSVPNSPTAAAISISGPAGRVTEAVAESFVPILQGVAAELSVALQSQTPA
- a CDS encoding Gfo/Idh/MocA family oxidoreductase encodes the protein MRIGLIGTGRIGSFHAAALARRPDAGSLLLADAEPGRAVRLADRLGATAAPSVEQVFTWGVDAVVVACATEGHADLVVRAARGGLPVFCEKPLAPDLARTLAVLREVEAAGGLLQVGFMRRFDAGYRTARELVRSGALGRLHTVRTMTADPAPPPAAYLATSGGLYRDCLVHDFDMVRWVTGHEVAEVYATGSDAGPARFREAGDVDTAAAVLTLDDGTLVTCSGTRCNGAGYDVRMELAGDLDQVSSGLDDRTPIASTEPHGPPPASKPWTGFLERFAPAYEAELAAFVRLVRGEGANPCDGLQALAAFRVAEACERSRRERRPVRLEELPDL
- a CDS encoding DMT family transporter, coding for MSTLAAPAPVLAPRRAWLADLPVLLVAVVWGGSYLAAKGITTTHTVIAVLVLRFALVLPVLVLAGWRRLRALSPAQLRGAGALGLVLGGIFLLETYGVVHTSATNAGLIISLTMIFTPLAESAVRRTAPSAAFLGAAAVSVAGVVLLTQGAGFTAPTTGDLLILGAALARTLHVLLMARIKAVQDADSLSLTTVQLGSAVLVFALLAALPGTGDSPWAAAAGFGPAEWAGLAFLSVFCTLFAFFVQMWAVRRTSPSRVSLLLGTEPLWAAAAGIAIGGEHLGPLGLTGAALVLAGTAWGRRAAG
- a CDS encoding ABC transporter permease — translated: MSSPAAPAVDERLAPTSYVRRLLGRPELGSVVGAAAVFVFFSFAADSFLRTSSLSTVLYSASTIGIMAVPVALLMIGGEFDLSAGVMVTTSALFSSMFSYQMTANVWVGVLVSLLVTLAIGFFNGFMLTRTRLPSFIITLGTFLMLTGLNLGFTKLISGSVSTKTIADMEGFSSARALFASQWNIGPVTLKVTILWWLALVAVATWILLRTRAGNWIFAVGGGADAARATGVPVVKTRIGLYMGVALCAWISGQHILFSFDVVQSGEGVGNEFLYIIAAVIGGCLMTGGYGSAIGSAVGAFIFGMTSNGIVYAQWNPDWFKFFLGAMLLLATLLNAWVRKRAEARA
- the alc gene encoding allantoicase, which encodes MAIPSFTGNANPYGGGDPYADYRTADFPFTQYANLAARELGAGVIAANDEFFAQRENLLIAEAGHFDPEHFGHKGKIMDGWETRRRRGVSATQPWPTAEDHDWALVRLGAPGVIRGIVVDTAHFRGNMPQAVSIEGTNWDGALAPTPEELLGDDVKWTTLVPRTPVGGHAANGFEVSVEQRFTHLRVNQHPDGGIARLRVYGEVVPDPKWLATLGTFDVVALENGGSVEDASNRFYSPPTNTINPGRSRKMDDGWETARRRDNGNDWIRYQLVAESEIRAVEIDTAYLKGNSAGWASLSVKTGEEGEWTEFLPRTRLQPDTNHRFVLDAPAVGTHVRIDIFPDGGFSRLRLFGSLTETGAAAHAARHQELGG
- a CDS encoding sugar ABC transporter substrate-binding protein — protein: MARVRTGVRVVGAVLAAVLGASLAGCSSTGGKRAEERAKAAEAGRPAVSTPRWTFAMVTHAGDGDTFWDIVQKGAKEAAAKDNINFVYSHDDQAQQQAQFVQNAIDQKVDGIIVSLAKPEALKDVIGKAVKAGIPVVTVNSGSAQSAEYGALTHIGQDEQIAGEAVGSELTRRGKKKAVCVLHEQGNVGHEQRCAGAKKTFGGTMENLYVEGTNMPSVQAAIQAKLQADPSVDSILTLGAPFAPTAVKAKDAAGSKAEVDTFDLNESVARDLKSGALGFAVDQQPYLQGYEAVDLLWLYRYNADVLGGGRPVLTGPQIVTGAEAAKLEDYIKRGSR
- a CDS encoding ATP-binding cassette domain-containing protein, with protein sequence MSTALVKLTDVSKYYGNIRALQGVSLEVSAGEITCVLGDNGAGKSTLIKIIAGLHRHDAGSFEIEGEETALANPRAALDRGIATVHQDLAVVPLMPVWRNFFLGSEPTRGRGPFRRLDVEFMRETTRAELLRMGIDLRDVDQPIGTLSGGERQCVAIARAVYFGAKVLVLDEPTAALGVKQSGVVLKYVAAARDAGLGVVLITHNPHHAYLVGDRFVLLKRGAMAGSHTRDSITLDELTRQMAGGSELDELSHELERVAESGADSAGGSVSGAPAGSEAPSGAPSEASSTSDRDETTR